The Antechinus flavipes isolate AdamAnt ecotype Samford, QLD, Australia chromosome 5, AdamAnt_v2, whole genome shotgun sequence DNA segment GAAAAAACACACCCTGCATTCAAggcactaagtggaattgaggagacagtggttaaatcgtTGATTTAATCctgcaacaaataatggtttcctagggatctaatgattggtgtgtactcagtgtacagcatataagcaagaagctctcggGGCCAAAAGAGACAAGCGCACTAGCAGCTCGTGGAGCCTCAGCCGGGGTTCAGCCAAGCAGATTCAGGAGCCGGTCGGACAGAACGAAGGGGGACTGAGGAGCGATGGCAGGCTGTCCCGTGGAGAACAATGgaaccaagatccggaaggccaGAGAATATTACAGGAGAgagaaaccaagatccagaaggcctccgGAGAACTCACCGAGCCCCATGTGAAGGAGACTAAGATTTTGAAGGAAacgataaaggatttggactttaattcccGGCTGCATTCGGGGTGACTACTCTGAAtggaaacgaaggctgcctccagaagccccggAGAAACCTGCTCTCGGAGAACACTgaaaatttagagaagagaacattacatatacatgtacctACTCACAAGTTTATCTGATTGTTGAatagcattttacattttaggaagatttttaCAGCCTTCTGCTTCTTGTAAGAACTACGAAAGGTAGGTAACCAAGGTGTTATTCCATTTCAcacaggagaaactgaggctgagacagaCCAAGTGACATTGCCTGGTGTCAGGGAGCTGGGAAGTGTACAGAGTAAAAGTCGAACCTAGAtcccttcctgattctaaatccaggtGTTATTACTTTCCCCTCACTTTGCAGATGGTTGGGGTATGTCCTAAATGTTGGGGTCCTGGGCGTGTATCTCAGTCTTGAAGGAGAATGGGATCGGATGATTTTGTATAAATCTGGGCGGTCTCAGATAAAGCGTGCCTGCTAAAGGTCCCTGAGACGGGATTTATCGTAGATGGAAAAAGGCAAAAGGTCCTTAAGGGGCAAGGCGGGATTATGGGGCTGGGCGGCAGCTAAGGTCCCAACAAGATGAAAAAAGGGAGGTTtgggtaaggaaggaaggaagcttcCTGCTTCCAGCaacctcctcctctcccctcctctgaGCCCGCGGCTGGGCCGTTTGATGCTATTTCATGGGATCTTTGCAGAGCCGAGGGAGCGGTAAGTTAGAAAGTGGCCCAGTCAGCCAGCAGCAGCGCCCGCAGATCAGAGCGGGGCCCTCCGGTTTCGCGGGGAAAGCCTGGGTGGGACCCGAAGGTGCTGTCTGCTATTTTACCACATCTTTGACAAGAGAGGCAAAGGTGAGTCAGGGAGAAAAGGGGCTCTGAGCCAGGCCGCGTGCTCCAGCACGGAGGCTGGGTCCTCAGCGCGGGGAAAGCCCGATGGGACCCCGGCTGTGGGAAGGATGGTGTCCATCCCCGTGCAGTGTCAGGGGAGCTCCCTGAGGCGAGGACCCCGgcttgggaggggggagggcagCGCCCAGCAGGAGCCAGTCACGCATTACAGAACCAGGCGTGAAGGAGACGTTCCCGGCCACCCGATCTACCCCTTCTAGAACCTGGACTCCCTTTGAGTCCGAGTGAGGTGGCGGCCCCGACTCTGTATAGAGGGAATCCACGCAGAACAGGGAGGCCCCGCAGCACGGCCCCCCTCTGACTGGTCCCGGCTGGGGGACCCTGGGCAAAGCGCCCAAATTCTGGAGAAAGTCtcacttcagacatttattaaccacGTGACCTTCGGGCAAGTCTCCTAAACCCTGttcccctcagtttccacaactgtaaaatggggatcataatgcACCTCCCTAATGGGTTGTTGTCAGACCAAACGAGCGAATAGGGAtgaagtgcttagcatatagtaggagcttaataaatgctcgttctctttccttttccctcccttagaCTTGAATTCTCTCCACATGTCTTCCTCATGATCCTTCCGCAGGACCCAGAATTTAGGGTAGGGCTAGAGCTGCAGTGTGGGAGGGGACTGAATTTAATCTCAGGATGGGGGGGTCAAATCTTCCGCCTGTCACTCACACCCTTTGTGAGTCTGTGGCTGGCTCAGGATCACCTCTTCTTCTCTCAGGTCTATATCGGTGATTCCTTCGTCACCCAGAGACAATCAGACCGGGTACTGAGGTTCCAAATGCAGCACCCATTCTAATAGGTCATGCtctttctctgggactcagtttcttcatctgtaaaatagggggagCAAGATTTGCTTTAGACTCTTCCCAGGGATGCGGGGAGGGAAAACCTTCAGGGTTAGGGAGTGACGTCACTCCAAGGGGGCGGAGTCCTACGGGAATGGGAAGGTTGAGTAGGGAGGTGTTGCTCCATCTAACGTCATGGTGGGGGCGGAGTCTACCGAGCGAGGGAATCATAGCCACCTCCCATAGCTACAGACGCTCCTCTAAGGGGCGGAGCTTGCAGGGTTGAGGGTTGAGAGAAGGAATCTGGAGGCTCGCGCGAGGAAGGTGTAGTCCCTCCCACTTCCCAAACGTCACCTCTCAGGAAGGGGGgcttaaagagaagaaaagtgaggGGCTGAGCTCCGCCCATATTCCTAACGTCACTAACAGGACCGGAAGTGGAGAGCAGTTTGAGTACCGAGAAAGGGAGATGTGGCCCCGCCCACAAACAACGACTCAATTCGGGGTGGGGCTTAGAGCTTAAGAGAGCGAGGAGGGACCCTTGCAGGGGCGGAGCCTGCCGTTACAGGAAGTCCCTCCTCCTAAGGCCCCGCCTCCGTCCTctgctccttttccttcttcctctccggAGGTCGTGCCCCGGAAGCGAAGCAGCCATGTTGCCCGGTGACCGCGGCGTGAAGGAGGCGGCGGCGGCTGTGTGAGGCGCCGTTCTTGGCCCCAGCCCCGGTCCCAGCTCCGTTTTCATCTCCGGTCGCTGACGGCTCGCCGAGGCGCGGCTCCGGCCCCCCGGGCCCTCATGGCCGAGCCCGGCCGCGGCGCGGTGCTGGGTCTGTACCGGACCCTGCTGCGCCGGGCCCGCGAGCTGCGCTTCACCGACCGCGACTTCTACGTGGAGACCATACGCCGAGAGTTCCGCCGCCCGCTGCCGCCCGGGGCTGGCCCCGACGCCGTGCAGAGGCAGCTGGAAAAGGGCCGGGCTTTTCTGCGCGGCGAGCGAGGCCGCCTCGTCTGAGGCCCCGGCCGGCCACCATGCTCTGAGGAGTCCCCAGGTAGGGCCGGCCCCGAGCGCCGGAGGCGCGGGCAAACATTAGACGCCTGCTGTGTGCGCCGGAGGCCTCTGGGGGGCGGGCCGCAGCGCTTCCCCGCCTCTGCCCCGTAGGCTATTGGTAACGAGGGAGGGAGTGATAAAGGTTGCGTTAGCAGAGCTTACTGCATACTCGCCACTCTGACATTGATTAAGCGCTTACTATGTACTTGCCCCAAGGCTGCCCTCCAGTGTCCTTCTCCTGCTTGACCCTGATGAGAGCTGCAGGAGTCTCCGACTGCGTCCCTTACCTCTGGTGGGGGGCTTGGCTCGGGACCTCTGGGCGGGGTTTCTTTGGGCACCTTATCCCTTGAGGTCATCTGTTTACAGTGCGCCCGGCCCCCCTGTAGGTCCGTGGGGAGGGGACGGACAGGTGTCCTTCCCCCCCGGGGCCGAGGTCCTGGATCCCAATGCTGTTCCCGTGAGCCAGCCTGCGGGGAACTTTGTGCCGCCCCTCACTCTTGGGGAGGAGAGTCCCCGGCCACGAACCCCTCCTGTGTGATTGCAACCAGCCTGCGAGTCACTGGGGCCGTGTGTGCCAGGATCTGCTAATAGCCAAGCCTGGGCAAGTGTCAGCCGGGGTTGGGCCCATTTCGGAGATGACACAGTGTGGGGAGGGGGCTCTTCCTACGGGGGCACCCGCGCCTCCTAGAGACCGGAGTAATGCTGGCCAGTGTCACCCCGGGTGCCCTCCTTAGAAGAGCCTGCCCGCGAGAAATGGGGGATCCCTCCCCAGCCACTAGGGAGGGGGCTTCCTGTTTGATTCTATTGAATGGAGAGAGCAGTACTCAGAGCTGGTCGGATCTCTTTTAGGACAATCACTCTCACAGGCTGAAAGGGGATCTCGGAGTGGAGACTGGAGCCAGGCAgaacccccctctccccccccccaaaaaaaaagcaggctACTTTTATAGTTGGGACAGGGGAGAGGAGGGCCTGGGTGAGGAGGGGAGCCACGAAGGTCAGTTCTACAGACCTTGGAAACTAGACACGTtgtgggggtggggcagagatAGTGAGGAGTCCAGGATGATTGAGGTGGTCCTGAGAGGCTGGTGACATGTTTGCTTGTACAGTAATGGGAGAgaaactggggggagggggcatcTTGTTATGTTATATTGTACTTTTGCAAGGCAGTTAGTGTTAAACGACTTGCCCaggaggctggatttggactcaaggCTCCTGACTgtgcactgtgccatctagctgccccgggAGGGAGAGACGGGTTCCGAAGAAGTCTGAGGCCTTTGGAGATGGGAGATTGGAGGCCAGAGAGATGGGGGTAGGGAGAATCATCAGCAAGGGGAAGGGGCTTAAATCAGTGGGAGCCGATGAGACAGTGACGAATGAAGTAGTGGAGGGAGAAGACTCCAGGGGAGAGCCTTGCTGGGACTTGGGTTTGAGACTCTGCGGGGTGGAGGATCCCAGAGACTGAGGAGGGGCCGGCTGGTTGTGGGCCTCCCttcatagataaagaaatcatACCTGAGCATTTAAGCTCTGGCCATGTCCCTGTGTTCAAGGAGGTTGCATTTTAATAGTGGAAGAGGAACATCCTAACCcgtttatatctatatctgtatctatatctatctgtctgtatatctacacacacacgcacgcgcgcacgcacacacacacgaagGAGATTGGTTATTGGGGCTTAAGGTAAGGGTAGAGGGATTCCGTAAAAGGCAAGGGAGGGGGCAGCTTGTACAAGGCACAGAGATGGAACAGAAATAGGGCCAGATTGGCCGGGTCCTAGCCCATGGAAGGAGCAATTTACTCTGACTCTAAAGACAGGTTGCGGTGAGGttgtaaaagttttaaaaactaaataggaATTTCTACTTGATACTAGAAGGGAGAGGAAGCCTTGGGAGTGACTGGGTCAGGTCTGAATTTAAAGATGGACTGGAACGTTGGTGGTCCCTTTGACACATTGAGGTTTTGGGGAGAGAGTGAGCTTTGGGTTTGTGTGAGTTTGAGAAAGCTTGGGGACGTTGAAACGTTTCATGGGTAATTGGTGATGTGTAGGGGTGATGGATATATAGATTCTGTACAGAAATGATCATTCAACCTTGGGAGCTGAAGACATCAAGAGGGAGAGTATAGAGGCGGCCTGC contains these protein-coding regions:
- the LOC127538325 gene encoding MIEF1 upstream open reading frame protein-like, producing MAEPGRGAVLGLYRTLLRRARELRFTDRDFYVETIRREFRRPLPPGAGPDAVQRQLEKGRAFLRGERGRLV